From the genome of Nicotiana sylvestris chromosome 2, ASM39365v2, whole genome shotgun sequence, one region includes:
- the LOC138885319 gene encoding uncharacterized protein — MENIPITSDRIEEIAESSCASQKSRKKVRRKLKESPPCKILGHDALPEEVRVGLIFENKQNMTKFFCSLEINQKVEFTAVRSCSKRYELKCIVEKCGWNVRATRIKNSTLFRVIKYYNIHECSVDARKSDQKHATSNFISEQIIEHVRDKNIEVTPAFVENEMKKKFGIDIGYHKAWRAIQKVVACIRGSPEENYQILPSYLHMMVCKNPGTYTSIKRDAHNRFAYMFFAPAASLAGWSYCRPVITVDATFLKSKYRGVLFVAVSKDANNQIFPLCFGVAESENNEAYI; from the exons ATGGAGAATATACCGATAACATCAGATAGAATTGAAGAAATTGCTGAAAGTTCTTGTGCTTctcaaaaatcaagaaaaaaggTGAGGAGAAAGCTGAAAGAATCTCCACCATGTAAAATACTTGGGCATGATGCATTGCCTGAGGAAGTAAGAGTTGGATTAATTTTTGAGAATAAACAAAATATGACTAAATTTTTCTGCAGCTTGGAGATAAACCAGAAAGTTGAATTCACTGCTGTTAGATCATGTTCAAAGAGATATGAGCTGAAATGCATCGTGGAAAAATGTGGTTGGAATGTACGTGCTACCAGAATAAAAAATTCCACACTATTCAGGGTGATAAAATATTATAACATCCATGAATGTTCGGTTGATGCAAGAAAATCAGATCAGAAGCATGCTAcatcaaattttataagtgaacaaattatagaacatgttcgagacaaaaatatagaggttacaccagcctttgtagaaaatgaaatgaaaaagaaatttggaattgACATTGGTTATCACAAGGCATGGCGTGCTATTCAAAAAGTTGTTGCTTGCATAAGGGGGTCACCTGAAGAGAACTACCAGATTCTTCCTTCATACCTACACATGATGGTGTGCAAAAACCCAGGAACGTACACAAGCATAAAAAGAGATGCGCATAATAG ATTTGCTTACATGTTCTTTGCTCCTGCGGCATCACTAGCTGGTTGGTCCTACTGTAGACCCGTTATTACAGTAGATGCAACATTTTTAAAGTCCAAATATCGTGGTGTTCTATTTGTTGCTGTATCAAAGGATGCAAACAATCAAATCTTTCCTCTATGTTTTGGTGTAGCAGAATCAGAAAACAATGAGGCATACATTTGA